Proteins from a genomic interval of Inediibacterium massiliense:
- a CDS encoding OmpA/MotB family protein, translating to MEDDKDQYDIDISTNWLITYSDMITIILCFFIIFFSLNAKEMSMLTEIKDSLSKKVSTLTSENEKLKEERNSLAAKLFGLTDIEKDVVTSKEDFITFLRKNNLLDQVKILENERGLVIRFRDSILFPSAKANISKEGYEVLDHIGEKLKNIDNDIIVEGFTDNLPIRTKEFPSNWELSVARAIHVVKFLTETKGIDENRISVSGFGERKPIDTNKTSTGRSNNRRIEITILN from the coding sequence ATGGAGGATGATAAGGATCAATATGACATAGATATTTCTACAAATTGGCTTATTACCTATAGTGATATGATCACTATTATTCTTTGTTTTTTTATCATATTCTTTAGCCTCAATGCAAAAGAGATGAGTATGCTTACAGAAATCAAAGATTCTCTTTCAAAAAAAGTATCTACTTTAACTTCTGAAAACGAAAAATTAAAAGAAGAAAGAAATTCTTTAGCCGCAAAGCTATTTGGCCTTACAGACATTGAAAAAGATGTAGTAACTTCCAAAGAAGATTTTATTACTTTTTTAAGAAAAAATAATCTCCTAGATCAAGTAAAAATCCTTGAAAATGAAAGAGGACTTGTGATTCGATTTAGAGACAGCATTTTATTTCCAAGTGCAAAAGCAAATATTTCAAAAGAAGGCTATGAAGTATTAGATCATATTGGAGAAAAATTAAAAAATATAGACAATGATATTATCGTAGAAGGATTTACAGATAATCTTCCTATTCGTACGAAAGAATTTCCTTCTAATTGGGAATTATCTGTAGCCCGTGCTATACATGTAGTAAAATTTCTTACAGAAACAAAAGGAATTGATGAAAATAGAATTTCTGTAAGTGGCTTTGGAGAAAGAAAGCCTATTGATACAAATAAAACTTCTACAGGAAGGTCTAATAATAGAAGAATTGAAATTACTATATTAAATTAA
- a CDS encoding NCS2 family permease, which translates to MQKSLLQSCFKLSEHKTNVKTEILAGVTTFITMAYALLVIPNILKVSGMNTLGLLGDEALNISILGDPVVGSVFTGTCLIAAIGTLIMALYANLPFAVAPGIGLTAFFSYSVCLTLGYTWQQGLAAVAISGILFILITVTSIREKIVDCLPQNIKAAIPGGIGLFIALIGLKSGGIVIPNPGTLISFGDFTDKGVLLTLIGIVSMSILMARKVKGAMLISILLTTLIGIPMGITNVEGLKVFSMPPSIEPTFFAMDFNGLLSHNGAGLIGALTSVVMVVLTFSLVDLFDTIGTLVGTAQKADMIEKDGKIRGMKKALLADAIATTCSSIFGGATTATYIESTAGIAEGGRTGLTSFVVGILFILSLFFGGIVGIVPAQATSPALIIVGVLMLESVKDVNFSDFTEGVPAFFTIAMMPFTYSIANGIAAGIIFYPIMKVSTGKYKEVHPIMYLLAVLFIIRFIVLPE; encoded by the coding sequence ATGCAGAAATCTTTACTTCAATCATGCTTTAAATTATCAGAACATAAAACAAATGTAAAAACAGAGATTTTAGCAGGAGTTACTACTTTTATTACTATGGCTTATGCACTTTTGGTAATTCCTAATATTTTAAAAGTATCAGGAATGAATACTTTAGGACTTTTGGGAGATGAAGCATTAAATATTTCTATTTTGGGAGATCCTGTTGTAGGATCAGTTTTTACAGGAACTTGTTTGATTGCAGCTATTGGAACTTTAATAATGGCTCTTTATGCAAATTTACCTTTTGCAGTGGCGCCAGGAATAGGGCTTACAGCATTTTTTTCTTATAGTGTGTGCCTTACTCTAGGGTATACTTGGCAGCAGGGATTAGCTGCTGTAGCCATCTCAGGAATATTATTTATACTTATTACAGTGACGTCTATAAGAGAAAAAATTGTGGATTGTCTTCCACAAAATATAAAAGCAGCTATTCCAGGTGGAATTGGTCTTTTTATTGCACTTATTGGATTAAAAAGCGGAGGAATTGTAATACCTAATCCAGGGACTTTAATAAGCTTTGGAGATTTTACAGACAAAGGAGTACTTCTTACTCTTATAGGAATTGTGAGTATGTCTATTTTAATGGCTAGAAAAGTAAAAGGAGCTATGCTTATTTCTATTCTTTTGACTACACTTATAGGAATTCCTATGGGGATTACAAATGTAGAAGGACTCAAAGTGTTTAGTATGCCTCCATCTATAGAGCCTACATTCTTTGCTATGGATTTTAATGGACTATTATCACATAATGGAGCAGGTTTGATTGGCGCACTTACGAGTGTAGTCATGGTGGTTTTAACTTTTAGCTTGGTGGATTTATTTGATACAATAGGAACTTTAGTAGGAACAGCTCAAAAGGCAGATATGATTGAGAAAGACGGAAAAATAAGAGGAATGAAAAAAGCTCTTTTGGCAGATGCTATTGCAACTACATGTAGTTCTATATTTGGAGGGGCAACTACTGCTACCTATATTGAATCTACTGCAGGAATTGCAGAAGGAGGAAGAACAGGACTTACAAGTTTTGTAGTAGGAATACTTTTTATATTGTCATTATTTTTTGGTGGAATTGTAGGAATTGTACCAGCTCAAGCTACATCACCTGCACTGATTATAGTTGGAGTGCTGATGCTTGAATCTGTTAAAGATGTAAATTTTTCAGATTTTACAGAAGGAGTTCCTGCGTTTTTTACCATTGCTATGATGCCATTTACTTATAGTATTGCAAATGGAATCGCAGCAGGAATTATTTTTTATCCTATTATGAAAGTAAGCACAGGCAAATACAAAGAAGTACATCCGATTATGTATCTACTAGCTGTTTTATTTATCATAAGATTTATAGTATTACCAGAATAA
- a CDS encoding phosphate ABC transporter ATP-binding protein, with product MESILSIKDLCISYGTKKVLNKININIKKNKITSIIGPSGCGKSTLLKSINRMLEEEKEVFESGNIFLNDIDIKSIQKEKVRKNIGMVFQNPTPFPLSIYKNMTYGPIYYRMKDQEQLKCIVEEKLKIAGLYEEVKNDLKMNAIKLSGGQQQRLCIARALTVEPRILLLDEPCSALDIKNTQNIENMLKELTQNYTIVIVTHNLSQARRISDYTLFLLEGQVIEYKETKEIFENPKDLRTKQYIGGVFG from the coding sequence GTGGAGAGTATACTCAGTATAAAAGATTTATGCATATCTTATGGAACCAAGAAAGTACTAAATAAAATCAATATAAATATTAAAAAAAATAAAATTACATCTATTATAGGCCCTTCAGGGTGTGGAAAATCTACATTACTTAAAAGTATCAACAGAATGCTAGAAGAAGAAAAAGAGGTCTTTGAAAGTGGAAATATATTTTTGAATGATATAGATATTAAAAGTATACAAAAAGAAAAAGTTCGAAAAAATATAGGAATGGTTTTTCAAAATCCTACTCCTTTTCCTCTATCCATTTATAAAAATATGACTTATGGTCCTATTTATTATAGAATGAAAGATCAAGAACAATTAAAATGTATAGTAGAAGAAAAATTAAAAATAGCAGGACTTTATGAAGAAGTGAAAAATGACTTAAAAATGAATGCTATAAAGCTTTCAGGAGGACAACAGCAAAGGCTTTGTATTGCAAGAGCCCTTACAGTAGAACCTAGAATTCTTCTTTTAGATGAGCCTTGTTCGGCGTTAGATATAAAAAACACACAAAATATTGAAAATATGTTAAAAGAATTAACCCAGAATTATACAATTGTAATTGTAACCCATAATCTTTCACAAGCAAGAAGAATATCTGATTATACATTATTTTTATTAGAGGGACAGGTCATAGAATATAAAGAGACAAAAGAAATATTTGAAAACCCTAAGGACCTAAGGACAAAGCAATATATAGGAGGAGTATTTGGATAA
- a CDS encoding PstA family ABC transporter permease, with the protein MEKHRALKIWSIGSGILLIGIVLYINFYILIKGIGGIDKEFLSGVPKGFPLGTEGGIFPAIIGSIYFTLIACIFAGIISISTAIYLNFYCTNKNIQGLIHLVTQSVAGIPSIVLGLFGYTFLVVHLKLGISLLSGGIILGIMIFPFIEVRIEKIIGEIDQEMIHASYALGVSKSYTFFKIILPMCVKEMIGAISLAGGFAMGATAPILFTGAVVYAPVPKNILSPAMALPYHLYLLIGEGISIENAYKTAFVLLLILLFLNSIGMGIGVFRKEE; encoded by the coding sequence ATGGAAAAACATAGGGCTTTAAAAATCTGGAGTATAGGAAGTGGGATACTCCTTATAGGAATTGTCCTTTATATAAACTTCTACATTCTTATAAAAGGAATAGGAGGGATTGATAAAGAGTTTTTATCAGGAGTCCCAAAAGGATTTCCCCTAGGAACGGAGGGAGGTATATTTCCTGCCATAATAGGAAGTATATATTTTACTTTGATTGCATGTATCTTTGCGGGAATCATTTCTATTAGTACAGCCATCTATTTAAATTTTTATTGTACAAACAAAAACATACAGGGATTGATTCATTTAGTGACTCAATCTGTAGCAGGAATCCCATCTATTGTACTTGGTTTATTTGGATATACTTTTTTAGTTGTTCATTTAAAACTTGGGATTTCTTTATTGTCTGGAGGAATCATCTTAGGAATTATGATTTTTCCATTTATAGAAGTAAGAATTGAAAAAATCATTGGAGAGATAGATCAAGAAATGATTCATGCTTCTTATGCTCTTGGTGTATCCAAATCTTATACTTTTTTTAAAATCATACTTCCTATGTGTGTTAAAGAGATGATAGGAGCTATATCGTTAGCAGGAGGTTTTGCCATGGGTGCTACAGCTCCTATTTTATTTACAGGAGCAGTTGTATATGCACCTGTTCCTAAAAACATATTATCTCCTGCTATGGCGCTTCCTTATCATTTATATTTATTAATTGGAGAAGGAATTTCTATAGAAAATGCATATAAAACTGCTTTTGTTCTTTTGCTAATTTTGTTATTTTTAAACTCTATAGGAATGGGAATAGGGGTTTTTAGGAAGGAGGAATAA
- the pstC gene encoding phosphate ABC transporter permease subunit PstC: MYKGEKIFFHMVRILTFFSVAILTFIIFFIAKESIILFKQVSFIDFILGSHWNPTEIHPQVSIFPMILSTFYVSFVALIIVIPIGVGASIFLSSVVDRKVRNMIKPAIDLLAGIPSVIYGLMGLLVLVKFFEKHFYFPSGESVLVGGILLSIMTLPYMISTCDESMVKILERYKKSSDALGISKWHMIRYLVLPSSKKSILAGMILSFARSMGETMAVMMVIGNSPIFPKLFGKAQTIPSLIALEMGGAEVDSIHYHALFASGFVLMMILFIVNMIFCFLRNYINE, from the coding sequence ATGTATAAAGGAGAAAAAATATTTTTTCATATGGTGAGAATACTTACTTTTTTTTCTGTAGCTATTTTAACTTTTATTATCTTTTTTATTGCAAAGGAAAGTATAATTTTATTTAAACAAGTATCTTTTATAGATTTTATATTAGGAAGTCATTGGAATCCAACAGAAATTCATCCACAAGTTTCTATTTTCCCTATGATTTTGTCCACATTTTATGTATCCTTTGTAGCATTAATCATAGTCATTCCTATTGGAGTAGGAGCATCTATATTTTTAAGCAGTGTAGTAGATAGAAAAGTTAGAAATATGATAAAACCTGCTATAGATTTACTAGCAGGGATTCCATCTGTCATATATGGATTGATGGGTCTTTTGGTATTGGTAAAATTTTTTGAAAAGCATTTTTATTTTCCATCAGGAGAAAGTGTATTAGTGGGAGGGATACTCCTTTCTATTATGACCCTGCCATATATGATTTCTACTTGTGATGAATCTATGGTTAAGATTTTAGAACGATATAAAAAATCATCAGATGCACTAGGAATATCAAAGTGGCATATGATTAGATATCTTGTTTTACCATCCTCTAAAAAGAGTATATTGGCTGGAATGATTCTAAGCTTTGCAAGGAGTATGGGAGAGACTATGGCTGTTATGATGGTTATTGGAAATAGTCCTATTTTCCCCAAATTATTTGGAAAAGCTCAAACGATTCCATCTTTAATTGCCCTGGAAATGGGAGGAGCAGAAGTAGATAGTATTCATTATCATGCTTTATTTGCATCAGGCTTTGTACTTATGATGATTCTTTTTATTGTGAATATGATATTTTGCTTTTTAAGAAATTATATAAATGAATAA
- a CDS encoding phosphate ABC transporter substrate-binding protein, giving the protein MRRVMSMIMGMVLIFALFTGCANQAPQEEAASNEADFQSQILFKGSSTLAPVISKISTDFIEKYETWDQVNKDFPQKSIDIFVSAGGSSAGVKSVIDETSDFGMTARSVSDEEKGKIEGYKEYVLGLDALTISVNPENNIHKVKKNLTTEEIQKIFSGEYKYWDQVEKSLPHEEIVVVTRDLGGGAHKVFQSKVMGDQKVREDAIQAPSMGALVTKIMENKNAVGYASYGMVNQNEGKIITLDVDGVSPAKENIVNGDYKISRPLVVLTKGEILPQAQIFIDLLTSEEGMKTIEDMGFVPAK; this is encoded by the coding sequence ATGAGAAGAGTCATGAGTATGATTATGGGAATGGTTTTAATATTTGCGCTTTTTACAGGTTGTGCAAATCAAGCTCCTCAAGAAGAAGCTGCATCTAATGAAGCAGATTTTCAGTCACAAATTTTATTTAAAGGATCATCTACATTAGCGCCTGTCATTTCTAAAATTTCAACAGACTTTATTGAAAAATATGAAACATGGGATCAAGTAAATAAAGATTTTCCACAAAAGAGCATAGACATTTTTGTTTCAGCAGGAGGATCTTCAGCAGGAGTAAAATCTGTTATAGATGAAACAAGTGATTTTGGAATGACAGCAAGAAGTGTATCTGATGAAGAAAAAGGAAAAATAGAAGGGTATAAAGAGTATGTATTAGGATTAGATGCTTTAACTATTTCAGTAAATCCAGAAAACAATATACATAAAGTAAAGAAAAATTTAACAACAGAAGAAATCCAAAAGATTTTTTCGGGAGAATATAAATATTGGGACCAAGTAGAAAAAAGCCTTCCTCATGAAGAAATTGTTGTGGTAACAAGAGACTTAGGCGGTGGAGCTCATAAAGTATTCCAAAGCAAAGTTATGGGAGATCAAAAAGTAAGAGAGGATGCAATACAAGCTCCTTCTATGGGTGCATTAGTTACAAAAATTATGGAAAATAAAAATGCTGTAGGATATGCATCTTACGGAATGGTCAATCAAAATGAAGGAAAAATTATTACTTTAGATGTAGATGGAGTATCTCCAGCAAAAGAAAATATTGTAAATGGAGATTACAAAATTTCAAGACCTCTAGTGGTACTTACAAAGGGAGAAATACTTCCTCAAGCACAAATATTTATTGATTTATTAACAAGTGAAGAGGGAATGAAAACAATCGAAGATATGGGATTTGTTCCTGCAAAATAA
- a CDS encoding aminotransferase class V-fold PLP-dependent enzyme, translating into MNVYLDHGATSFPKAPGVVEQMSHYLNHIGCNINRGAYGSSFEAENIVYETRELIGELFHFKRSENIVFTKNITESLNVLLKGMLSEKDHVIVSSMEHNAVMRPLHAMRVEYTKVPCTSLGELNLKEIKKYIKSNTKAIIMLHASNVCGTILPLEEVGKICKENKLLFIVDTAQTAGFLDIDYEKLGADAIAFTGHKGLLGPQGIGGFLISDDMVNKVNSFIQGGTGSLSEYEEQPLYMPDKFEAGTMNIPGIYGFHAALEYILDYKIENIRKKEIELLDRFMEGVGNMPHLQIVGKKDLKNRTSVISLDVKDLDQGEVAYNLYKEFGIMIRCGLHCSPSAHQTLKTFPKGTMRFSFGHKNTKKEVDYAVESLYKCIKKSYT; encoded by the coding sequence ATGAATGTGTATTTAGATCACGGAGCTACTTCTTTTCCAAAGGCTCCTGGAGTTGTAGAACAAATGAGTCATTATTTAAACCATATTGGATGTAATATTAATAGAGGAGCTTATGGGAGTTCTTTTGAGGCAGAAAATATAGTTTATGAAACAAGAGAGCTTATTGGTGAACTGTTTCATTTTAAAAGAAGTGAGAATATAGTTTTTACAAAAAATATAACAGAAAGTTTAAACGTCCTTTTAAAAGGAATGTTAAGTGAGAAGGATCATGTGATTGTATCTTCTATGGAGCATAATGCGGTGATGAGACCTCTTCATGCGATGAGGGTAGAATATACAAAGGTACCTTGTACTTCATTAGGAGAATTAAACTTAAAAGAAATCAAAAAGTATATAAAGTCTAATACAAAAGCAATTATTATGCTTCATGCTTCAAATGTATGCGGCACGATTCTACCCCTTGAAGAGGTAGGAAAAATATGTAAAGAGAATAAACTATTATTTATTGTAGATACAGCACAAACAGCAGGATTTTTAGATATAGATTACGAAAAATTAGGAGCAGATGCCATTGCCTTTACAGGGCATAAAGGACTTCTAGGGCCCCAGGGCATTGGAGGATTTTTAATTAGTGATGATATGGTCAATAAGGTAAATTCTTTTATACAAGGAGGAACAGGAAGTTTATCAGAGTATGAAGAACAACCTTTGTATATGCCAGATAAGTTTGAGGCAGGAACCATGAATATTCCTGGTATTTATGGATTTCATGCAGCATTAGAATATATACTAGATTACAAAATAGAAAATATACGAAAAAAGGAGATAGAACTTTTAGATAGATTTATGGAAGGGGTAGGAAATATGCCTCATCTACAAATTGTAGGAAAGAAGGATTTAAAAAATAGAACGAGTGTAATTTCTCTTGACGTGAAAGATTTAGATCAAGGGGAGGTTGCTTATAATCTTTATAAAGAATTTGGAATTATGATAAGATGTGGACTTCACTGTTCACCATCTGCTCATCAGACATTAAAAACATTTCCAAAAGGAACTATGAGATTTAGCTTTGGGCATAAAAATACAAAAAAAGAAGTAGATTATGCTGTAGAATCTTTGTATAAATGTATAAAGAAATCTTATACTTAA
- the yedE gene encoding YedE family putative selenium transporter — MEGKKGILISGTIIGIVSVLLVKLGNPANMGFCIACFIRDISGALGLHRAEIVQYLRPEIMGLVLGSFIMAIMHKEFRPQGGSSPFIRFVLGIAVMIGALMFLGCPLRMVLRLGGGDLNALFGILGFIVGIFIGIFFLNKGFNLKRNYKLSNGEGILFPIVNIFLLILLVSAPSFIFFSQKGPGSMYAPVSISLLAGLIVGILCQRTRLCMVGGIRDFILFKDTYLLLGFIAIFIFSLIGNGLLGYLKIGFLEQPVAHNDGMWNFLGMVLCGLGSVLLGGCPMRQLILSGEGNTDSVITIMGMLIGAAICHNFGLASSPKGPTPNGQIAVIVCLIIVGVIGYLHSEMFIPKKVKGDVKIG, encoded by the coding sequence GTGGAAGGAAAAAAAGGAATTCTTATTTCAGGTACCATTATAGGAATTGTATCTGTGTTATTGGTAAAATTAGGAAATCCAGCTAATATGGGATTTTGTATTGCATGCTTTATTAGAGATATTTCAGGGGCATTAGGACTACATAGAGCAGAGATCGTTCAATATTTAAGGCCTGAAATTATGGGATTAGTTTTAGGTTCTTTTATTATGGCAATCATGCATAAAGAATTTCGTCCTCAAGGAGGTTCTTCTCCTTTTATTCGTTTTGTATTAGGAATTGCAGTTATGATTGGTGCTTTAATGTTTTTAGGTTGTCCTCTTCGAATGGTTCTTCGCCTAGGAGGAGGAGATTTAAATGCTCTCTTTGGTATTTTAGGATTTATCGTGGGAATTTTTATAGGCATTTTCTTCTTAAACAAAGGCTTTAATTTAAAAAGAAACTATAAGCTTTCTAATGGAGAAGGGATTTTATTTCCTATCGTCAATATATTTTTATTGATTTTACTCGTTAGCGCTCCATCTTTTATTTTCTTTAGTCAAAAAGGACCAGGTAGCATGTATGCTCCTGTCAGTATATCTTTATTGGCAGGATTAATCGTTGGTATTTTATGTCAAAGAACTAGGCTCTGTATGGTGGGAGGCATAAGAGATTTTATTTTATTTAAAGACACCTATTTGCTTTTAGGATTTATAGCTATTTTTATATTCAGCCTAATAGGTAATGGATTATTAGGATATCTTAAGATAGGTTTTTTAGAACAACCCGTTGCTCATAATGATGGTATGTGGAATTTTTTAGGTATGGTTTTATGTGGACTAGGATCCGTATTATTAGGTGGATGTCCTATGAGACAACTGATTTTATCTGGAGAAGGCAATACAGATTCTGTAATCACTATCATGGGTATGCTCATAGGTGCTGCTATTTGTCACAACTTTGGATTAGCATCTAGCCCAAAAGGTCCTACCCCTAATGGCCAAATTGCAGTGATTGTATGCTTAATCATTGTAGGGGTTATAGGATATTTACATTCAGAAATGTTCATACCAAAAAAAGTGAAAGGAGATGTAAAAATTGGATAG
- a CDS encoding sulfurtransferase TusA family protein has translation MDRVDTRGMSCPQPVLMTKKAIANNPKDLEILVDNNTAKNNVSRFLEHAGYTFQINEGNEDFVIRATK, from the coding sequence TTGGATAGAGTAGACACAAGAGGCATGTCATGTCCTCAACCTGTTTTAATGACTAAAAAAGCTATTGCTAACAATCCTAAAGATTTAGAAATTTTAGTAGATAACAATACTGCCAAAAACAATGTATCTAGATTTTTAGAACATGCTGGATATACTTTTCAAATAAACGAAGGGAATGAAGATTTTGTCATTCGTGCCACAAAATAA
- a CDS encoding DUF3343 domain-containing protein — protein sequence MKNYIAVFFTHSGAIKFNRFAKKNNIFCELMPVPRKLSSNCGIGAKFCCNNINKIIDSEIEKIFEVKNDEYILVYEE from the coding sequence ATGAAAAATTATATAGCAGTCTTTTTTACTCATTCAGGAGCTATCAAATTTAATAGATTTGCAAAGAAGAATAATATTTTTTGTGAACTTATGCCTGTTCCTAGAAAATTAAGTTCTAATTGTGGAATCGGAGCAAAATTTTGTTGTAATAATATTAACAAAATAATAGATTCTGAAATCGAAAAAATATTTGAAGTGAAAAATGATGAATATATTTTAGTATATGAAGAATAA
- a CDS encoding ASKHA domain-containing protein has translation MYLKVEGKKYSFEKGENLFHVLLNYKIKIETSCGGNGICGKCKVKILQGQVEEMLEEEQRYLSQEEINEGIRLACMIKPTSNITIQLLKENKEEHKILTNVSIPYFPIQPSIQKKVYSIPKMKLKQYNSYENFLKGIVGLNRGSFPIDIIRKLPEILEENEVTAIYQKDELIGVEPKNTSSLLYGVVVDIGTTTVVASLVDLNEKKEMSSERMLNPQNQYGLDILSRIKFVKSKKEGLEILQKNVIDCLNQLIEKLCRKHKIFKKNIYEIVVGGNNAMMHFFLGVQIDFSEKSPSVPVFCEPKNIKSSMVGIEIAPFANVYCLPSVSSYIGADIVGGILVSGLYKKNKNVLFVDIGVSGEIVLSKSGELSSCFCSSGPALQGMNIEYGIGSCEGAIEVVKIEGGKISFKTIENKQPLGICGSGIVDIIAQMLQRGMLHSSGRIKKKKQIPIDFQKFIIEEEKKRKMIVDEEHNIFITQEDIRQIQLAKGAILSGIYVILHENDLRVEDIDEVMIAGEFREYLNVESLVRIGMMPEKLKDKAHYIGNSSRIGALMCLLSQSIRQEIEGISKKIKYIELSKRKGYKKLLMDCLKFIE, from the coding sequence ATGTATCTAAAAGTAGAAGGGAAAAAATATTCTTTTGAAAAAGGAGAAAATCTTTTTCATGTTCTTTTGAATTATAAAATAAAAATTGAGACTTCATGTGGAGGCAATGGAATTTGTGGAAAATGTAAAGTAAAGATATTACAAGGACAAGTAGAAGAGATGTTAGAAGAAGAACAAAGATATTTATCCCAAGAAGAAATCAATGAGGGAATACGACTGGCTTGTATGATTAAACCTACTAGCAATATAACCATACAACTTTTAAAAGAAAATAAAGAAGAACATAAAATATTAACAAATGTATCTATCCCTTATTTTCCAATACAGCCTTCTATTCAAAAAAAAGTATATAGTATTCCCAAAATGAAGCTAAAGCAATATAATTCCTATGAAAATTTTTTAAAAGGAATTGTTGGACTCAATAGAGGTTCCTTTCCTATAGATATCATCAGAAAACTTCCTGAAATATTGGAAGAAAATGAAGTAACAGCCATCTACCAAAAGGATGAATTGATAGGAGTAGAGCCTAAGAATACATCTTCCTTACTTTATGGAGTTGTTGTAGATATTGGTACAACTACAGTAGTTGCATCTTTGGTAGACTTAAATGAAAAAAAGGAAATGTCCTCAGAAAGAATGCTGAATCCTCAAAATCAATATGGGCTAGATATATTATCTCGAATTAAATTTGTCAAAAGCAAAAAAGAAGGATTAGAAATTCTTCAAAAAAATGTGATAGATTGCTTGAATCAATTAATAGAAAAGTTATGTAGAAAGCATAAAATATTCAAAAAGAATATTTATGAAATAGTTGTGGGAGGAAACAATGCTATGATGCATTTCTTCTTAGGAGTACAGATTGATTTTTCAGAAAAATCTCCATCGGTTCCTGTATTTTGTGAGCCTAAAAATATAAAATCATCTATGGTTGGAATAGAGATTGCACCATTTGCAAATGTATATTGTCTTCCTAGTGTATCAAGCTATATAGGAGCAGATATTGTAGGTGGAATTTTAGTAAGTGGTCTTTATAAGAAGAACAAAAATGTATTATTTGTAGATATTGGAGTGAGTGGAGAAATTGTTTTATCTAAGAGTGGAGAATTGTCCTCCTGTTTTTGTTCATCAGGTCCAGCACTGCAAGGGATGAATATTGAATATGGAATTGGATCCTGTGAAGGAGCTATTGAAGTGGTAAAAATAGAAGGTGGGAAAATAAGTTTTAAAACAATAGAAAACAAACAACCTCTAGGGATTTGTGGAAGCGGCATTGTAGATATTATTGCACAAATGCTTCAAAGGGGTATGTTGCATTCATCCGGAAGGATAAAAAAGAAAAAACAAATTCCTATAGATTTTCAAAAGTTTATTATAGAAGAAGAGAAAAAAAGAAAAATGATAGTAGATGAAGAACATAATATATTTATTACGCAAGAAGATATTCGTCAAATTCAACTTGCAAAGGGAGCTATTCTTTCAGGAATTTATGTGATTCTTCATGAAAATGATTTAAGGGTAGAGGATATAGATGAAGTAATGATTGCAGGAGAGTTTAGAGAGTATTTAAATGTAGAAAGCTTAGTAAGAATAGGAATGATGCCAGAAAAATTAAAAGATAAAGCACATTATATAGGAAATTCTTCTAGGATTGGAGCGCTTATGTGTTTACTTTCTCAATCTATACGACAAGAAATAGAAGGAATTTCAAAAAAAATAAAATATATAGAATTATCTAAAAGAAAAGGATATAAAAAATTATTAATGGATTGTTTAAAATTTATAGAATAA
- the lepB gene encoding signal peptidase I, whose product MKEVLEWIKTIVVSILIAFVITTFVTPLIVDGVSMYPTLDDHDYLILKNTHHVQKGDIISFSSDLKFSTEELENLSVFQKIKRGETKNLIKRVIAVEGDQLLIKDGQVYVNGKKLEENYIHGAFTFGDIYIEKIPSNKIFVMGDNRENSLDSRNLGLVDLEKVQGIAVIRVFPVSKIGSIQ is encoded by the coding sequence TTGAAAGAAGTCCTTGAATGGATAAAAACGATTGTTGTTTCTATCCTTATCGCTTTTGTTATTACAACTTTTGTTACTCCACTCATTGTAGATGGTGTATCTATGTATCCTACTTTAGATGATCATGATTATCTTATTCTAAAAAATACACATCATGTACAAAAAGGAGATATTATTTCATTTTCTTCTGATTTAAAATTTTCTACTGAAGAATTAGAAAATTTAAGTGTTTTTCAAAAAATCAAAAGAGGAGAAACAAAAAATTTAATTAAGAGAGTTATTGCTGTAGAAGGAGATCAACTACTCATTAAAGATGGACAAGTTTATGTAAATGGAAAAAAATTAGAAGAAAATTATATTCATGGAGCCTTTACTTTTGGTGATATATATATAGAAAAAATTCCTTCTAACAAGATTTTTGTAATGGGAGACAATAGAGAGAACAGTTTAGATAGTAGAAATTTAGGTTTAGTAGATTTAGAAAAAGTACAAGGAATAGCTGTTATAAGAGTCTTTCCTGTATCTAAAATAGGGAGCATTCAATAA